The window CCGGCGAGCAGCTTGGTCTCGACCGTCTCCATCTGGTCGAAAGTGTCGTAGACGACGGTGATGCCAGTCTCTTTCTTGAAGGCGTCGAGCACCTCCGGATTGACGTAATCCGACCAGTTGAAGATGCGCAGTTCCTTATTGTCCTGCGCTCCTGCCGGACCGGCCGCGAGAGCGAGCCCGAAAGCCGCCGCAGCGGCCAACCCATGCATAACCGACGTCAAAGTGCGCAATCTGCCCCTCCTCTAGATTTCGCGCCGGCAAGCTAGCAGCTTGCGGCCAAGCCTCAACCTCGATTTCGTGATCGGCGATGCTCCGTCGCGCCTTGTGGCACGGGTGCCGCGCCACCTATTTTCCTCAGGAGTATGATCCGGCGCTTTCTCCTCCTCTTCACCCTGATTTTCCTGCTCCCGCTCGGCACGCATGCCGCCTGGTGGCAATGGCAGCCGCTCGCGTCCGACTGGGCACGTGCCGACTGGTCGAGCGCAGCGCTCCTGCCCGCCCCCGGCATCGAGACCGAAGCGACTGTTCATGTCTTCGCTGCCCGCGTCGGCCGCTGGCGCGGCGTCTTCGCCCATCATTCCTGGGTGGTGGTGAAGGAGAAAAACGCCTCGGCCTACACCCGCTTCGACGTCGTCGGCTGGGGCAATCCGGTGCGCGTCAACGTCCGCGCCGCCGACGGGCGCTGGTATGGCAACGTGCCGGAGCTGGTCAGCGAGATCAGGGGCACTGCGGCCGAGGCGCTGATCCCGCGCATCCGCGAGGCTGTGAAGAGCTACAGCTACAGCACGAATGGCTCCTATGCGGCCTGGCCGGGACCCAACTCCAACAGCTTCGTCCAGCATATCCTTGCGGAAGTGCCAGAGCTCGGCCGCGCCCTGCCGCCGACGGCGATTGGCAAGGACTGGCGCGGGGACGGCCTTTACGCCGGCTGGACGCCGAGCCGCACCGGTTTGCAAGCCTCGCTTTACGGGCTAGCGGGTGTCACGCTCGGCTGGGTCGAGGGCATCGAGATCAATCTGCTCGGCCTCGTCGCCGGCTTCGACCTGCAGCGGCCAGCGCTGAAGCTGCCGGGCTGGGGGCGCATCGGCTTCTCGGCCTGACCGTCAATTCCGCAGCACCAGACACGCCCCACCCGCCTGCCGCAGGCGATTGCAGGCCAGCGTCGCCTCGCGCAGGCTCTGCGCCGGCAACCTGACGCGATAGAAGCGGCCCCTGCCTCGCCCCGGCACGGCAGAGCCCAGGATCATGGTCGGCTTGCCTGATAGCAGCGAGGCGAAACGCGCGGCGACACGCTGATAGGAGGCGATGGCGCGCGCCTTCGAGGCATTGCCGGCGAGTTGCACCCCAAACGGCCCATAGGCGCCCTCGACCAGCACGGCCGGCGTCGTGATGCGGATCGAAGCGACTGTGGCGAGGCAGTCGGTCTCCTCCCGCGTCGCCGGGGGCGGAGACTCCCCAGCTCCTAGCCGCCATTCTTCTACGGGACGACCGGTGATGAAGCGGACATAGGCCTGCGTCTCGTAGGGCAGCGTGCCGCCGCGCTCGACCCAGCGCGCGACACGGTTCGGCCCGCCATTGTAGGCGGCTGCGGCGAGGCCGAGATTGCCGAGCTGGTTCTTGAGCGCCGCGAGGAACGACGCCGAAGCCGGGATCGCCGCCTCCGGGTCGAACGGGTCGGCAAGGCCGCGCTCGTTCGCCGTGCCCGGCATGAACTGGGCAATGCCTTGCGCGCCGGCCGGGCTGACAACGTTTGGCCGGAAGCTGCTCTCGCGCCAGATCAGGCGCGTGAAGAAAGCGATGGGCAGATCGTGCGTCTTCGCGGCGCCCTCGATCAGGCGGCAAATGGTCTGAGCCACACTCTCGGTCTGCGGCTCGGCCCAGGCCGAACCGCTGAGGAGCGTGGCGGCGAGCGCCGCAGCGAGAATGCGGCGGCGCCCTGCCCTCACGCGGCTTCGAGCGCCTGGGCGAGATCCGAGATCAAGTCCTCAATGTTCTCGATGCCGACCGAGATCCGGATCAGCGCATCGGTGAGGCCGATCTCCTCGCGCAATTCGCGGGCGACACCGGAATGGGTCATCGCGGCGGGATGCGAGACCAGCGTCTCGGTGCCGCCGAGGCTGACCGCGAGCTTCATGATCTGGAGATTGTCCAGCACGGCGAAGGCTTCCTTCTCGCCGCCCTTGACGTCGAAGGCGAAGGTCGAGCCGGGTGCGCTGCACTGGCGGTCGAACACTGCTTTGCGCGGGTCACCGTCCTCGAGATTGCCGAGATAGTGCACCTTGGCGACCTTGGGATGCGCCGCGAGATAGTCC is drawn from Bosea sp. Tri-49 and contains these coding sequences:
- a CDS encoding DUF3750 domain-containing protein, which produces MIRRFLLLFTLIFLLPLGTHAAWWQWQPLASDWARADWSSAALLPAPGIETEATVHVFAARVGRWRGVFAHHSWVVVKEKNASAYTRFDVVGWGNPVRVNVRAADGRWYGNVPELVSEIRGTAAEALIPRIREAVKSYSYSTNGSYAAWPGPNSNSFVQHILAEVPELGRALPPTAIGKDWRGDGLYAGWTPSRTGLQASLYGLAGVTLGWVEGIEINLLGLVAGFDLQRPALKLPGWGRIGFSA
- a CDS encoding lytic transglycosylase domain-containing protein → MRAGRRRILAAALAATLLSGSAWAEPQTESVAQTICRLIEGAAKTHDLPIAFFTRLIWRESSFRPNVVSPAGAQGIAQFMPGTANERGLADPFDPEAAIPASASFLAALKNQLGNLGLAAAAYNGGPNRVARWVERGGTLPYETQAYVRFITGRPVEEWRLGAGESPPPATREETDCLATVASIRITTPAVLVEGAYGPFGVQLAGNASKARAIASYQRVAARFASLLSGKPTMILGSAVPGRGRGRFYRVRLPAQSLREATLACNRLRQAGGACLVLRN